In one Pseudodesulfovibrio tunisiensis genomic region, the following are encoded:
- a CDS encoding APC family permease — protein sequence MAQDEQLKLEKSLSPAQVWALALGSIVGWGCFVLPGDMFLPQAGPLGTLIGFAVGAFLLCFVAVCYSYMIKYAPVAGGAFAYAYVGYGPTAAFICGWALVLGYIAIIGIDIAALALIFRFLFPGVFEFGPLYSIAGWEVYMGETMLMTGATLLFGWLNYRGVSFAGKLQVVLAFLLTVGIVSLFGGTASLETAHFSNLMPLFAEHRTMLSCVLLIFAISPFLFVGFDTVPQAAEEFSFDPARARNIMIIAILCGVVLYSLVTLAVAIAIPYPDMLAKMDALREAGGTAWATGEVAKLAFGKFGAIVLACAVMGAVCTGINGFYIATSRLLLSMARGGILPSWFGDIHPKYRSPYKAILFTIAIVLLTPFAGRSVVVWIVDMSSVGTGIGYLFSCLAARRVLLGSTDVTNRATRLFCCTVGILTSVMCIVLLLVPGSPAYIGVASRWCLVAWVAMGFFFYYSNRSEWAKLPESILRSRILGRSDIPVFFKSRDPRVGAEQHQGAGD from the coding sequence ATGGCACAAGACGAACAGTTGAAATTGGAAAAATCGCTTTCCCCGGCACAGGTCTGGGCGTTGGCGCTCGGTTCGATAGTCGGTTGGGGATGCTTTGTTCTTCCCGGCGACATGTTTCTTCCCCAGGCCGGTCCCCTTGGCACCCTGATCGGATTCGCGGTCGGCGCGTTCCTGCTCTGCTTCGTGGCGGTCTGCTACAGCTACATGATCAAGTACGCTCCGGTTGCCGGAGGTGCGTTTGCCTATGCCTATGTGGGATACGGCCCTACTGCGGCATTCATCTGCGGTTGGGCGCTCGTGCTCGGCTACATCGCCATCATCGGCATCGACATTGCCGCACTCGCCCTGATTTTCCGTTTTCTTTTTCCCGGCGTTTTCGAGTTCGGGCCGCTCTATTCCATAGCAGGGTGGGAAGTCTACATGGGCGAAACCATGCTCATGACCGGCGCGACCCTGCTCTTCGGCTGGCTCAACTATCGGGGCGTCAGCTTTGCCGGAAAACTGCAGGTTGTTCTTGCCTTTCTGCTGACCGTGGGCATTGTTTCCCTGTTTGGCGGTACCGCTTCACTTGAAACCGCGCATTTCAGCAATCTCATGCCCTTGTTTGCCGAGCATCGCACCATGCTTTCCTGCGTGCTGCTCATCTTTGCCATCTCTCCCTTCCTTTTCGTGGGATTCGATACGGTTCCTCAGGCTGCCGAGGAATTCTCCTTTGATCCGGCCCGGGCACGCAACATCATGATCATTGCCATTCTGTGCGGCGTTGTGCTGTACAGCCTTGTCACGCTGGCCGTGGCCATTGCGATTCCGTATCCGGACATGCTGGCCAAAATGGACGCTCTGCGCGAGGCTGGCGGAACTGCCTGGGCCACGGGCGAAGTCGCCAAGCTGGCCTTTGGCAAGTTCGGCGCCATCGTGCTGGCCTGTGCGGTCATGGGCGCTGTGTGCACCGGCATCAACGGCTTTTACATTGCCACGTCCCGCCTGCTGCTCAGCATGGCTCGCGGCGGCATTCTTCCTTCCTGGTTCGGTGATATCCATCCCAAGTACCGTTCGCCCTACAAGGCCATTCTGTTCACCATCGCCATCGTGCTGCTGACCCCGTTCGCAGGCCGTTCGGTCGTGGTCTGGATCGTGGACATGAGTTCCGTGGGCACCGGCATCGGCTACCTGTTCTCCTGCCTTGCCGCACGTCGGGTCCTGCTCGGCAGCACGGATGTCACGAACAGGGCCACCCGGCTGTTCTGCTGCACCGTGGGCATTCTGACCTCCGTCATGTGCATTGTGCTGCTGCTGGTTCCGGGGTCCCCGGCCTACATCGGCGTGGCCTCCCGCTGGTGTCTGGTGGCCTGGGTCGCCATGGGCTTCTTCTTCTACTATTCCAACAGGTCCGAATGGGCCAAGCTGCCGGAATCCATTCTGCGTTCCCGCATTCTGGGCCGCAGCGACATTCCGGTCTTCTTCAAGAGCCGCGATCCCCGGGTCGGTGCCGAACAGCATCAGGGCGCAGGCGATTGA
- a CDS encoding DUF4125 family protein gives MSEKSCETLVREIIDLELAMFLAVKNRGGTSLCQEHPDSFRLMREITHAVLPLSFLESYLNDLKQGVQDARNFMSEKYALMESLIPPLNTDPCIDAIVDAESAWRAEVAAEFPKTVQPEGREGFRLYLGCELQTYSPATLAEYTRFVDAAHAENRNPVRERYELLMRKLGYGSLKECEASRVVR, from the coding sequence ATGTCTGAAAAATCATGCGAAACCTTGGTACGGGAAATCATTGATCTGGAACTGGCCATGTTTCTGGCCGTGAAGAATCGCGGAGGAACGTCCCTGTGTCAGGAGCATCCGGATTCCTTCCGCCTGATGCGGGAAATCACGCATGCCGTGCTCCCGCTTTCCTTCCTCGAATCGTATTTGAACGATCTGAAGCAGGGCGTGCAGGATGCTCGCAACTTCATGAGTGAAAAATACGCACTCATGGAATCCCTGATCCCTCCCCTGAACACGGACCCGTGCATTGACGCGATCGTGGATGCGGAATCCGCGTGGCGGGCCGAGGTGGCTGCGGAATTTCCCAAGACAGTGCAACCGGAAGGCCGCGAAGGATTTCGTCTGTATCTGGGATGCGAGCTCCAGACCTATTCCCCGGCCACCCTTGCCGAATACACCCGATTCGTGGATGCGGCGCATGCGGAAAACCGCAATCCGGTACGGGAACGGTATGAACTGCTGATGCGCAAACTCGGCTACGGCTCGCTCAAGGAATGCGAAGCCAGCCGGGTGGTGCGCTAG
- a CDS encoding sulfite exporter TauE/SafE family protein, which produces MPDFLSLLVFCAWFAGGFVSGVSGIGGALVAVPVAAMFIPMHEVIPLSCLLNVVMDGCIACMHFRHCRVSALWPMLVGSLPGAFAGLFILQIVSGSILQGGVGALLLYYVYWQSTFKVKQTHPESWTRGGAAGFGAGLLGTAISFDGPPIGAYGLYVGWSPRVFLGTLGVFFVLRGTMTCVLQASAGMYTPALLDYAMYGVPATMLGTLCAFPVVKRINVETFRRVLTVVIALAGLVCLGRSLF; this is translated from the coding sequence ATGCCGGATTTCCTTTCCCTGCTTGTCTTCTGTGCCTGGTTCGCGGGCGGGTTCGTCTCCGGAGTCAGCGGCATCGGCGGGGCGCTGGTGGCCGTGCCGGTCGCGGCCATGTTCATCCCCATGCATGAGGTCATCCCGCTCAGCTGTCTGCTGAACGTGGTCATGGACGGCTGCATAGCCTGCATGCATTTCCGCCACTGCCGCGTGTCCGCGCTGTGGCCCATGCTGGTGGGCTCCCTGCCCGGTGCGTTCGCCGGACTGTTCATCCTCCAGATCGTGTCAGGCTCCATACTGCAGGGGGGCGTCGGCGCGCTGCTGCTCTATTACGTCTATTGGCAGAGCACCTTCAAGGTGAAGCAAACCCATCCGGAATCATGGACCAGAGGCGGAGCCGCCGGATTCGGCGCAGGCCTGCTGGGAACGGCCATCTCGTTCGACGGCCCGCCCATCGGCGCATACGGACTGTATGTAGGCTGGTCTCCGCGCGTGTTTCTGGGAACCCTTGGCGTGTTTTTCGTGCTTCGGGGAACCATGACCTGCGTGCTTCAGGCCTCGGCAGGCATGTACACTCCGGCCCTGCTGGATTACGCCATGTACGGCGTGCCCGCCACCATGCTGGGTACACTCTGCGCCTTCCCCGTGGTCAAGCGCATCAATGTCGAGACATTCCGCCGCGTGCTCACGGTCGTGATCGCCCTTGCGGGACTGGTCTGTCTGGGACGCTCTCTCTTCTGA